From one Alicyclobacillus acidocaldarius subsp. acidocaldarius Tc-4-1 genomic stretch:
- the tnpB gene encoding IS66 family insertion sequence element accessory protein TnpB (TnpB, as the term is used for proteins encoded by IS66 family insertion elements, is considered an accessory protein, since TnpC, encoded by a neighboring gene, is a DDE family transposase.) — MRKSIDGLAALVQASFQLDPFSPCLFVFCNRQRDKLKILHWSHNGFWLYYRRLERGRFDWPETGDAKTMVITRRELNWLLDGLPLEQPKAHRAVHVRSAI, encoded by the coding sequence ATGCGCAAATCCATTGACGGACTCGCCGCACTCGTTCAGGCGTCGTTTCAACTCGATCCGTTTTCGCCATGCCTGTTTGTCTTCTGCAATCGGCAACGGGACAAGCTCAAAATCTTGCACTGGTCGCACAACGGCTTTTGGCTGTACTATCGGCGCTTAGAGCGCGGTCGATTCGATTGGCCAGAGACAGGAGATGCCAAGACCATGGTGATCACACGGCGAGAGCTGAACTGGCTCCTGGATGGCCTGCCGCTCGAGCAGCCGAAAGCGCATCGAGCTGTGCATGTCCGTTCTGCGATTTAA
- the tnpC gene encoding IS66 family transposase — protein MTQENGTILMTEQEYEALQREKEQLRQQVAYLEEQIHLLRHRLFGASSEKRRKTPAESDSVQLPLFNEAEVEADAQPSEETGEADAEVTSEGVETETITYERRKPRAARERDAWLYQGEADEVVEYRLSDDERVCSKCAGELHEMSREITRRVKIIPAQMKKVEYVRYVYACRHCEAQDVETPVVRAPMPRPVQAKSLATPEAVAYVMTKKFVDGMPLYRQEQQFARHGYPLSRQTLANWVVHAAETWLEPLYAKLRQVLLAQRYLHADETTLQVLHEAGRAAQTQSYMWVYRSGMDGPPMVLYDYQETRSAEHPRRFLAGFQGYLHVDGYAGYEGLPDVTLVGCWAHARRKFDEALKAVPPKERKGKTAAEEGLSYCNALYAVEKKLKNASAEERQRVRMAKSKPILDAFLAWLEKQEQQMLPKSALGRAVNYGLKQWPKLIRYVEDGHLEIDNNRCERSLKPFVIGRKNWLFANTPRGARASAVTYSIVETAKENGLNPTAYFTYLFERMPNMDLKDEAAFEALLPWSEGLPDGIRVRN, from the coding sequence ATGACGCAGGAGAACGGCACCATCCTCATGACCGAACAAGAATACGAAGCCCTTCAGCGAGAAAAGGAGCAATTGCGCCAACAGGTGGCCTACCTGGAGGAGCAGATCCATCTGCTCCGTCATCGTCTGTTTGGGGCTTCCAGTGAAAAGCGGCGCAAGACCCCGGCTGAGTCGGACAGCGTCCAGCTCCCGTTGTTCAACGAAGCCGAAGTCGAGGCGGACGCCCAACCTTCGGAAGAGACCGGGGAAGCCGATGCAGAAGTGACGTCGGAAGGCGTGGAGACGGAGACCATCACGTATGAGCGCCGGAAGCCTCGTGCGGCACGGGAGCGTGACGCCTGGCTGTATCAGGGCGAAGCAGACGAGGTCGTCGAATACCGACTGTCAGATGACGAGCGAGTCTGCTCGAAATGTGCGGGTGAGCTTCACGAGATGAGCCGTGAGATCACGCGACGCGTGAAAATCATCCCGGCGCAGATGAAAAAAGTCGAGTACGTGCGGTACGTGTACGCCTGCCGGCACTGTGAAGCGCAGGACGTGGAGACCCCTGTGGTGCGCGCGCCGATGCCGAGGCCGGTGCAGGCGAAGAGTCTCGCGACGCCAGAAGCGGTGGCATACGTGATGACGAAGAAGTTCGTCGACGGGATGCCATTGTACCGGCAAGAGCAACAGTTTGCGCGGCACGGGTATCCGCTGTCCCGCCAAACGCTGGCGAATTGGGTGGTGCACGCGGCGGAGACGTGGTTAGAGCCGCTCTATGCGAAACTTCGCCAAGTGCTCCTGGCTCAGCGCTATCTGCATGCGGACGAAACGACTCTGCAAGTGTTGCATGAAGCCGGGCGCGCGGCGCAGACCCAGTCGTACATGTGGGTGTACCGGAGCGGTATGGACGGACCGCCTATGGTCCTGTACGACTACCAGGAAACGCGGAGCGCGGAGCATCCGCGACGGTTCTTGGCAGGGTTTCAAGGGTATCTGCACGTGGATGGATACGCGGGCTATGAGGGCTTGCCGGATGTCACCCTTGTAGGATGTTGGGCACATGCGCGGCGAAAGTTTGACGAAGCCCTAAAGGCAGTGCCTCCCAAGGAGCGAAAGGGCAAGACGGCTGCCGAAGAAGGATTGTCGTATTGCAACGCGCTGTATGCGGTGGAGAAGAAGCTGAAGAACGCAAGCGCCGAAGAGCGACAACGTGTGCGGATGGCCAAAAGTAAGCCCATCCTGGACGCGTTTTTGGCATGGCTTGAAAAGCAGGAACAGCAGATGTTGCCGAAGAGCGCGTTAGGACGGGCGGTGAATTATGGCCTGAAGCAGTGGCCCAAGCTGATTCGGTACGTCGAAGACGGGCATTTGGAGATCGACAACAACCGATGCGAGCGGTCATTGAAGCCGTTTGTGATCGGACGGAAGAACTGGCTTTTTGCCAATACGCCGCGAGGAGCACGGGCCAGTGCTGTGACATACAGCATCGTGGAGACAGCGAAGGAGAATGGACTGAATCCGACCGCGTATTTCACGTATCTCTTTGAACGGATGCCGAACATGGACCTCAAGGATGAAGCGGCGTTCGAGGCATTGTTGCCTTGGTCAGAAGGGCTCCCTGATGGGATTCGAGTGAGAAATTGA